One region of Brachybacterium saurashtrense genomic DNA includes:
- a CDS encoding NUDIX domain-containing protein — translation MTTRRGRALGAVLTAGHRLRRFWWRVRTPRTYGVKVLLRHPERPELFLAVRHSYVDQDRWALPGGRYRPARETPASAARREVREELGLAIRGELAELSTLEARTEGKRDTLTLLSGSADGFEVRTSLELREVRWLRIDLADVPDGDRVSRWLRLALERDVDRADDGASGPT, via the coding sequence ATGACGACAAGGCGCGGGCGCGCGCTGGGCGCCGTGCTGACCGCCGGGCACCGGCTGCGCCGGTTCTGGTGGCGGGTGCGCACGCCGCGCACCTACGGTGTGAAGGTGCTGCTGCGCCACCCCGAGCGGCCCGAGCTGTTCCTGGCCGTGCGCCATTCCTACGTGGACCAGGACCGGTGGGCGTTGCCCGGAGGGCGCTACCGCCCTGCCCGGGAGACTCCCGCCTCGGCGGCCAGGCGCGAGGTGCGCGAGGAGCTCGGCCTCGCGATCCGGGGCGAGCTCGCGGAGCTGAGCACCCTCGAGGCGAGGACCGAGGGCAAGCGCGACACCCTCACGCTCCTGTCGGGCAGCGCCGACGGGTTCGAGGTGCGCACCTCCCTCGAGCTGCGCGAGGTCCGCTGGCTGCGCATCGACCTCGCCGACGTGCCGGACGGGGACCGCGTCTCGCGCTGGCTCCGCCTCGCGCTGGAGCGCGACGTCGACCGGGCCGACGACGGAGCTTCCGGACCGACGTGA